Proteins from one Podospora pseudoanserina strain CBS 124.78 chromosome 1, whole genome shotgun sequence genomic window:
- a CDS encoding hypothetical protein (EggNog:ENOG503NYHB; BUSCO:EOG09260FKU; COG:D; COG:O): MAGLVVASARRQQRRKMVFQSVFSGEVTSTTTVAGVQYPDPGQGLGGLILGSGAGHSVDPYLAPSSSATLGHSTPEPQPPHPYARGNEYAPGNEHQRAYDQAWEVVTSRVALPASAAGPGPGAGESGPGLSLEGLTAAQEQPQSRHRRNQKVDEEREQFLQCLSLLENAEAVLPEARERRDVIGWYVSQVRAHFAMWVVPLLAGGSDTAAAAAAAAAAAGTLAAQGVTHRRHQRNKHSVDSTAAGGGREWSGGSQYDRHMAVVMSTIEMLEGALGMYFEGLNSLLEGLRRASGEEDNSSFGMKFKRDIHALIANSASQGGVMGSVKVVLTKLAGVILGVEGLMVNLGSKKGPWGAPPAIPQENDFDVLAAKRKLGGLVKQLHNVGLTGERFEVLFAEVMNDMMSRFVKGAYAGVWAASDPEEGNVVGGAGTAAASSVFTTSRGPGGDTTVPAATSACIKSLKDWVENRYAQLNVQVLSWINATPMSLADLKACQSLALGRLAALRIQELFDIVLAWPDAKGALEDLKATITTTARRQLLTANFSKALEQRLLHPGCSTLEILQTYIHIIKTFHALDHSKVLLGNIEPGLQLYLVQREDSVRVVVAGLLASKEEIEAAAKVQQIDEDERLQRGASGPRAAAADLGRREIKAQAYSTPGVADSSTATTYKTPTTRSRQGRDSNPSTPAPAPAHRQGPVLARAKKVNKLVELAKLLNESASVRRAGATDDDQELDWNDLNWVPDPVDAGANYKRPKSEDVIGTLISALGAEDVFINEFTAVIAERLLGDPKSFEQEMRVLNLLKQRFGEAALQKCDVMIRDIQESRKLDSKIRRNNAGGPQPSNIPGQPPVLATPDNKGKSVATPQSSEKSKEQKDTGYHARILSRMYWPAFEKEHFLLPAPILDLQKQYEKGYEDLKSDRKLTWLNQLGQTRVELELEDRTVTVDCDTVQATVIYAFQSSSDSSTTPVKKAVDDLYLELQLDEDLIAAACDFWARKRVLRKVSTADGGVFVVLERLSDENAPVGEDAQQGQAVEEKGKEKEAAAAGPKEGGAKKLSDKEKEKREVYWKYIQGMLTNSSVTMPINQIAMMMGVFVIGGFSWSHEELQSFLGEKVEEGALEVVSGGKYKLVRK; encoded by the coding sequence ATGGCAGGTCTAGTTGTGGCCTCTGCTCGGAGGCAGCAGCGGAGGAAAATGGTTTTCCAGTCTGTTTTCAGCGGGGAGGTTACCAGTACCACTACGGTAGCGGGAGTTCAGTATCCAGATCCGGGACAGGGGTTAGGGGGTTTGATATTAGGGAGTGGTGCTGGTCATAGTGTTGACCCCTATCTTGCTCCTTCGTCGTCGGCCACGCTGGGGCATAGCACACCTGAaccacagccaccacatCCATATGCGCGAGGTAATGAGTATGCGCCAGGTAATGAGCACCAGAGGGCGTATGATCAGGCGTGGGAGGTTGTAACTTCACGGGTAGCTCTCCCTGCGAGTGCTGCCGGTCCAGGTCCGGGAGCGGGGGAATCAGGTCCCGGCTTATCACTGGAGGGTTTGACTGCTGCCCAAGAGCAACCTCAATCACGGCATCGGAGGAACCAGAAGGTAGACGAGGAACGGGAGCAGTTTCTGCAGTGTTTGTCCCTGCTAGAGAATGCAGAGGCTGTGCTACCGGAagcgagggagaggagggacgTGATAGGGTGGTATGTAAGCCAGGTGAGGGCGCACTTCGCCATGTGGGTGGTGCCCCTTTTGGCGGGGGGGTCGGacaccgctgctgctgctgctgctgctgctgctgctgctgggacTTTAGCAGCTCAGGGGGTTACCCACCGGAGGCATCAGAGGAATAAGCATTCGGTTGATTCTACTGCTGCCGGAGGTGGCCGGGAGTGGAGTGGAGGGAGCCAGTATGATAGGCATATGGCCGTGGTGATGAGCACGATTGAGATGCTGGAGGGGGCGTTGGGCATGTATTTTGAGGGGTTGAATtcgttgttggaggggttgagacGGGCTtccggggaggaggacaatAGCTCGTTTGGGATGAAATTCAAGAGGGATATTCATGCGCTGATTGCGAATTCTGCCTCGCAAGgcggggtgatggggagtgTGAAAGTTGTTCTGACGAAGCTGGCCGGGGTGATATTgggtgtggaggggttgatggttaATTTGGGTAGTAAGAAGGGGCCTTGGGGGGCGCCACCGGCTATTCCCCAGGAGAACGATTTCGATGTTTTGGCGGCGAAGAGAAAGttaggggggttggtgaagcaACTGCACAATGTTGGGTTGACGGGCGAGAGGTTTGAGGTGCTGTTTGCGGAGGTTATGAACGATATGATGTCGAGATTTGTCAAGGGAGCTTATGCGGGAGTCTGGGCCGCGAGCGATCctgaggaggggaatgtggttgggggtgctgggaCGGCTGCAGCCAGCAGTGTTTTTACGACTTCGAGGGGGCCTGGAGGGGATACGACAGTGCCAGCTGCCACCTCTGCTTGTATCAAGTCGCTCAAGGACTGGGTCGAGAACCGGTATGCACAGTTGAATGTCCAGGTTCTGTCGTGGATCAACGCGACGCCGATGTCACTGGCCGATCTCAAGGCATGCCAGTCACTGGCTTTGGGCCGGTTGGCTGCGTTGCGTATTCAGGAGCTGTTCGACATTGTTCTTGCCTGGCCGGATGCTAAGGGTGCGCTGGAGGATTTGAAGGCTACTATCACGACTACTGCTCGGAGACAGTTGCTCACGGCAAACTTCTCGAAGGCGCTGGAACAAAGATTGTTACATCCTGGGTGCAGCACACTAGAGATTTTGCAGACGTacatccacatcatcaagACATTCCACGCACTTGATCACAGcaaggtgttgttggggaatATCGAGCCAGGACTGCAGCTGTATCTCGTCCAGCGTGAAGACTCCGTGCGGGTAGTAGTGGCCGGCCTGCTGGCCAGCAAAGAGGAGATTGAAGCTGCAGCAAAGGTTCAACAGattgacgaggacgagagaTTGCAGCGAGGGGCGTCCGGTCccagagctgctgctgccgaccTCGGCCGAAGAGAGATCAAAGCGCAGGCATATTCGACGCCAGGTGTTGCTGATTCATCAACGGCTACGACATACAAAACACCCACCACACGCAGCAGGCAAGGGAGGGATAGTAACCCATCGACCCCTgctccagcaccagctcACAGGCAGGGACCAGTTCTGGCCCGCGCGAAGAAGGTCAACAAACTGGTCGAGCTCGCCAAGCTCCTCAACGAATCCGCCTCTGTCCGTCGCGCTGGTGCCACGGATGATGACCAAGAACTGGACTGGAACGACCTCAACTGGGTTCCTGACCCTGTTGACGCTGGCGCCAACTACAAGCGTCCCAAGTCCGAGGATGTGATCGGCACCTTGATCTCGGCCCTGGGAGCAGAGGATGTTTTCATCAACGAGTTCACCGCTGTCATCGCCGAGCGTCTGTTAGGAGACCCCAAATCTTTCGAACAAGAAATGCGGgtgctcaacctcctcaaacaacGCTTCGGAGAAGCCGCCCTCCAAAAGTGCGACGTTATGATCAGAGACATCCAAGAATCAAGAAAGCTGGATTCCAAAATCCGAAGAAATAACGCCGGTGGCCCACAACCATCCAATATCCCAGGGCAACCCCCAGTGCTGGCTACACCGGATAACAAGGGCAAGTCAGTCGCCACTCCCCAGTCTTCTGAGAAGAGCAAAGAACAGAAAGACACAGGATACCACGCTCGCATCCTCTCCCGCATGTATTGGCCCGCTTTTGAAAAGGAgcacttcctcctcccggcTCCGATTCTCGACTTGCAAAAGCAATACGAAAAGGGGTATGAGGATCTGAAATCGGACAGAAAACTCACCTGGCTCAACCAGCTGGGTCAGACGAGGGTGGAGCTGGAGTTGGAGGATAGAACGGTGACGGTGGACTGCGATACCGTTCAGGCGACGGTTATCTATGCGTTTCAGTCGTCATCGGATTCCTCGACGACGCCGGTCAAGAAAGCGGTGGATGATTTGTATCTTGAGCTTCAGCTCGATGAGGATCTCATTGCGGCGGCGTGTGACTtctgggcgaggaagagggtgctCAGGAAGGTTAGCACGGCGGATGGGGGCGTGTTTGTCGTTTTGGAGAGGCTGTCTGATGAGAATGCGCCTGTGGGTGAGGATGCTCAACAGGGCCAGGCGGTAGAGgagaagggcaaggagaaggaggcggcggcggcagggccaaaggagggaggggcgAAGAAGCTGAGTGataaggagaaggagaagagggaggtgtaTTGGAAGTACATTCAGGGGATGCTCACAAATTCGAGTGTGACAATGCCGATCAATCAGAttgccatgatgatgggggtgtttgTTATAGGGGGGTTTTCGTGGAGTCACGAAGAGCTGCAGTCGTTTTTGGgcgagaaggtggaggaaggggcaTTGGAAGTTGTGAGCGGGGGGAAGTATAAGTTGGTCAGGAAGTGA
- a CDS encoding hypothetical protein (EggNog:ENOG503NXE5; COG:G) has translation MGLQSGSTANLPPTAGINIDIDVTAPQTATDGGMKLSKAGVELLVLTFNCAKNVVDVPVFGGHLRDALLGQDGLPELVVMSLQEIAPLSYSFLGEWWLRGYYDAFGQALNLAAAGQKYTLVKGKNVGMTALLVFALCPERISGTVEEGEVGFGAAGMGNKGAVGVRVNYQGQELTFVATHLAAMEWNLKKRNANWRAVVGGLTFEDPRVVLPGVFGERPATTQVDRSMPLERTGSMDSSEEEDAPLLSPPSTFSLDSDDTPTLTPEQKRRLQDISIFKPTSHLFVAGDLNYRISSTTPPPGSAFPSFDPASENHHSHFFSRDQLTQERLAGRTFHGMSEAEVTFGPTYKYDILDSPEGAVNEAAAAEGSEVPWKFASHRWPAWTDRVLFSAAEGAEVETGVYGSLPVVRSSDHRAVFWRGRVPLSDGGKKLEGEVVGKKRLPVDIDVWAWGRRQTARRRELVVGLLALVWSTKEGAVFLGTMAMVGMGWWWFAHGGLL, from the exons ATGGGCTTGCAATCGGGGAGCACGGcgaacctccctcccacgGCGGGCATCAACATTGACATTGACGTCACCGCTCCTCAAACGGCCACCGACGGCGGGATGAAGCTCTCCAAGGCGGGGGtggagctgctggtgctgacgTTTAACTGCGCGAAGAATGTCGTCGATGTGCCTGTTTTTGGGGGGCACTTGCGGGATGCGCTGCTGGGACAAGATGGTTTGCCCGAactggtggtgat GTCGCTCCAGGAAATTGCACCGCTATCATACTCCTTCCTCggggagtggtggttgagggggtaTTACGACGCTTTCGGGCAGGCGTTGAATCTCGCTGCTGCCGGGCAAAAGTACACGCTtgtgaaggggaagaacgTGGGCATGACGGCGCTGTTGGTGTTTGCGCTTTGTCCGGAGAGGATTTCTGGAACGGtagaagaaggggaggtggggtttGGGGCCGCCGGGATGGGCAAcaagggggcggtgggggtgagggtgaacTATCAAGGGCAGGAGCTGACGTTTGTGGCTACGCATTTGGCGGCTATGGAGTGGAACCTCAAGAAGAGGAATGCGAActggagggcggtggtgggtgggttgacGTTTGAGGATCCGCGGGTGGTGCTGCCGGGGGTGTTTGGGGAGAGGCCGGCGACGACGCAAGTGGATAGGTCGATGCCGCtggagaggacggggagTATGGATTCtagtgaggaggaagacgcgCCGCTGCTTTCTCCGCCTTCCACCTTCTCGCTTGACAGCGACGACACACCCACCCTGACGCCAGAGCAAAAGCGACGGCTCCAAgacatctccatcttcaaaCCTACCTCGCACCTGTTTGTGGCGGGCGACCTCAACTACcgcatctcctccaccacaccccctcccggcTCTGCCTTCCCCAGCTTTGACCCAGCCTCCgaaaaccaccacagccactTCTTCTCCCGGGATCAGCTCACTCAAGAACGCCTCGCCGGGAGGACATTCCACGGAATGTCCGAGGCGGAGGTCACCTTTGGCCCAACATACAAGTACGATATTCTGGACTCGCCAGAAGGGGCAGTGAATGAGGCTGCCGCAGCAGAGGGGAGCGAGGTTCCCTGGAAATTTGCCTCGCACCGATGGCCGGCGTGGACAGATCGGGTTTTGTTCAGCGCTGCCGAGGGGGCAGAGGTCGAGACGGGTGTGTATGGGAGTTTGCCTGTGGTGCGGAGTTCGGATCACAGGGCTGttttttggagagggagggtgcCATTGTCTGATGGaggcaagaagctggagggggaagttgtaggaaagaaaaggctCCCGGTCGATATTGATGTCtgggcttgggggaggaggcagacggctaggaggagggagctggtggtgggtttgttgGCTTTGGTTTGGAGTACCAAGGAGGGAGCGGTTTTCCTGGggacgatggcgatggtggggatggggtggtggtggtttgccCATGGGGGTTTGTTATGA
- the HRR25 gene encoding serine/threonine protein kinase (COG:T; EggNog:ENOG503NUPD) encodes MTSANSMTTMDLRVGNKYRIGRKIGSGSFGDIYLGTNIISGEEIAIKLESVKAKHPQLEYEARVYKSLAGGVGIPFVRWFGTECDYNAMVLDLLGPSLEDLFNFCNRKFSLKTVLLLADQLISRIEYIHAKSFIHRDIKPDNFLMGIGKRGNQVNVIDFGLAKKYRDPKTHFHIPYRENKNLTGTARYASINTHLGVEQSRRDDMESLGYVMLYFCRGSLPWQGLKAATKKQKYDRIMEKKMTTPTDVLCRGFPNEFAIYLNYTRSLRFDDKPDYSYLRKIFRDLFVREGFQYDYVFDWTVYKYQKNAQAIQQAANQPGQAAAESKDNTAAARKESQPAAPRGTRKVGETPETNRAVGGSDRM; translated from the exons ATGACGTCCGCCAACAGCATGACTACCATG GATCTTCGCGTCGGTAATAAGTACCGCATCGGTCGCAAGATCGGTTCCGGTTCTTTCGGCGACATCTACCTGggcaccaacatcatctcggGCGAAGAAATTGCCATCAAGCTCGAAAGCGTCAAGGCCAAGCACCCCCAGCTGGAATATGAGGCCCGCGTCTACAAGTCCCTTGCCGGTGGTGTCGGCATTCCCTTCGTGCGGTGGTTCGGCACCGAGTGCGACTACAATGCCATGGTCCTggacctcctcggcccctccCTGGAGGATCTCTTCAACTTCTGCAACCGCAAGTTCTCGTTGAAGACGGTCCTGCTCCTGGCCGACCAGTTGATTTCCCGCATCGAGTACATCCACGCCAAGTCGTTCATCCACCGTGACATCAAGCCCGACAACTTCCTCATGGGTATCGGTAAGCGCGGCAACCAGGTCAACGTGATCGATTTCGGTTTGGCCAAGAAGTACCGCGACCCCAAGACGCACTTCCACATTCCCTACAGAGAGAACAAGAACTTGACTGGCACCGCTCGTTATGCGTCTATCAACACTCACCTGGGCGTCGAGCAGTCTCGCCGTGACGACATGGAGTCTCTCGGCTATGTCATGCTCTACTTTTGCCGTGGATCTCTGCCTTGGCAGGGACTCAAGGCTGCcaccaagaagcagaagtATGACCGCatcatggagaagaagatgacgacgcCCACCGATGTGCTGTGCCGCGGGTTCCCTAACGAGTTTGCTATCTACCTGAACTACACTCGCTCGCTCCGCTTCGACGACAAGCCGGACTACAGTTACCTCCGCAAGATCTTCCGCGACCTCTTCGTCCGCGAGGGTTTCCAGTACGACTATGTCTTTGACTGGACTGTGTACAAGTATCAGAAGAACGCCCAGGCCATCCAGCAGGCTGCCAACCAGCCCGGTCAGGCCGCCGCCGAATCCAAGGACAACACTGCGGCCGCCCGTAAGGAGAGCCAGCCCGCTGCCCCCCGCGGAACCAGGAAGGTCGGCGAGACCCCCGAGACCAACCGTGCCGTCGGAGGAAGCGACAGGATGTGA
- a CDS encoding hypothetical protein (EggNog:ENOG503Q4WH; COG:S), producing MATAQPDHDQQSDRLFLNLPSNNPFRNRAVSPAQQSPTSPFDDPPPRPTSRNPFLDPTIANRASNPNIRSVSDNMSSYDKRPSLTAEEIFGSLTLEESNSAAARAEAPKPPMGRRGPLPPGRENVPSASRNGPGPNHRPTRSQEEAMRAGRKQSNAELLIPIDTPRSPPRQRQDQRRPRRNSDSSIVGADKIMTEEEKKARDQRRRERERRQREGGGKDRKPASRKLDIIDQLDATSIYGTGIFHHDGPFDALNPHRNRTGSRRAPMEAFPEGSLNNTLGGSGPLNARPDHSTFLGGHDDEAFREWSKGSKDRNGAPPTASKGELPMFDPLSRGNVLHGDESLGLGTSTFLEGAPAARTAIQKREEERAQEVMQEGLQRKKSLAHRIRNINRQPRDFQASGRTTNPEGAYGSRRSPSESGPASAGANGERNPFFNEYGQPRGEEGFSVRKESNAGPKSPGSPKGGYGLERRSTTDGTGGEDGPQPKSGGILGRMKSLKGGRRQRPGQGSSDMGMPPAPGTAV from the exons ATGGCCACCGCCCAACCAGATCACG ATCAGCAGTCTGATCGGTTGTTCCTCAACCttccctccaacaaccctTTCCGCAACCGCGCTGTGTCGCCCGCTCAGCAAagtccaacctcgcccttTGACGACCCTCCTCCGCGCCCTACTTCGCGCAACCCTTTTCTGGATCCCACCATTGCCAACAGGGCCAGCAACCCAAATATCCGATCTGTTTCCGACAACATGTCGTCATACGATAAGCGCCCGTCGCTCACGGCCGAAGAAATATTC GGTTCGTTGACGCTAGAGGAGTCCAACTCTGCAGCTGCGAGAGCCGAGGCCCCGAAGCCTCCCATGGGCCGCCGCGGTCCTCTGCCACCGGGACGTGAGAATGTGCCGAGTGCTAGCCGCAATGGCCCAGGGCCCAACCACCGTCCCACTCGATCCCAGGAAGAGGCTATGCGTGCCGGCCGGAAGCAGTCCAACGCCGAACTGTTGATCCCTATCGACACACCCCGCTCCCCTCCGAGACAGCGCCAGGACCAGCGAAGGCCCCGTAGGAATTCCGACTCTTCCATTGTCGGTGCCGATAAGATCATGaccgaggaagagaagaaggcccgGGATCAGAGACGTCGTGAGCGTGAACGTCGGCAGcgcgagggtggtggcaagGATAGGAAGCCCGCCAGCCGCAAGCTCGACATCATCGATCAATTAGATGCCACCAGCATCTATGGAACAGGAA TTTTCCATCACGACGGACCTTTCGAtgccctcaacccccaccgCAACCGCACTGGCAGCCGGCGTGCACCTATGGAAGCCTTCCCTGAAGGCTcgctcaacaacaccctcggTGGTTCTGGTCCTCTGAACGCTCGCCCCGACCATTCGACTTTCTTGGGTGGACACGACGATGAAGCTTTCAGGGAGTGGTCCAAGGGCTCCAAGGATAGAAACGGCGCTCCTCCCACGGCCAGCAAGGGCGAGTTGCCCATGTTTGACCCCCTCAGCCGCGGCAACGTCCTCCACGGCGATGAatccctcggcctcggcacGTCGACCTTTTTGGAGGGCGCCCCGGCCGCCCGCACAGCGATCCAGAAACGCGAGGAGGAGCGAGCTCAAGAGGTTATGCAGGAGGGGCTGCAGCGCAAGAAGTCCCTCGCCCATCGTATCCGCAACATCAACCGCCAGCCTCGCGATTTCCAGGCTTCTGGCagaaccaccaaccccgaaGGAGCCTACGGGTCTCGCCGATCCCCCTCCGAGAGCGGACCCGCCTCTGCTGGCGCCAACGGGGAGCGCAACCCATTCTTCAACGAGTATGGCCAACCgaggggtgaagagggattCAGCGTGCGCAAGGAGTCCAACGCCGGGCCCAAGTCTCCCGGCAGCCCCAAGGGTGGTTACGGCCTCGAGCGGAGATCGACGACGGACGGCACAGGCGGCGAAGATGGCCCACAACCTAAGAGTGGTGGAATCTTGGGCCGCATGAAGAGTCTGAAGGGCGGACGGCGCCAGCGTCCTGGCCAGGGCAGCTCTGATATGGGCAtgcctcctgctcctggaACCGCGGTTTAG
- a CDS encoding hypothetical protein (EggNog:ENOG503P6AB): protein MDTTTQPPPPLPTTTTTTTTTTTTTTTATTTTTTTQFDSLIPPPKTALSLLSRSIQTQQTKPRYPTGCAEFDQNVLLGGLDGGSVVGISSEDDDFSLALALQTIAVALTQAAHERTALIVTTLPVQSLLPKLRQVLAEQLSRTGGAVDLGSKVKERLSLVSISRIFDLHGLVEVLGELPLRQGGGGGTPDAVLVMGTAALISSLFTSKSTDKAAAHGFVANLAVQLGRVARGGPLVILLNSATALHNDRVPLPPAAETGGGERKLEVGGLTSIFWTGGAGQQHGRKGDSRPAWGQVFGRLVGLHLFCTRRDVGWVVEVLEDEVGVFEREADEKGEGEVWTRRNREQRWGVLEGGDGGVVVDVVI from the exons ATGGacacaacaacccaacccccacctccacttccCACGACAACTActactacaacaacaacaacaacaacaacaacaacagcaacaa caacaactacaacaacgCAATTCGACTCCTTAATCCCTCCACCCAAAACCGCACTCTCCTTATTGTCTCGATCGATCCAAACACAGCAAACCAAACCAAGATATCCCACCGGCTGTGCAGAGTTTGATCAAAATGTCTTGCTGGGCGGGCTGGATGGTGgttcggtggtggggatAAGTTCGGAGGATGACGACTTCTCTCTTGCT CTCGCATTACAAACCATCGCCGTCGCCCTCACACAAGCGGCCCACGAGAGAACGGCCTTGATAGTGACCACCCTGCCAGTCCAAAGCCTGCTCCCGAAGCTGCGACAAGTGCTGGCAGAGCAGCTCTCAAGAACTGGCGGGGCCGTCGACCTCGGCTCCAAAGTCAAAGAGCGTCTCTCCCTCGTATCCATCTCCCGCATCTTTGACCTCCACGGTCTGGTCGAAGTCCTCGGCGaacttcctcttcgccaaggcggcggggggGGAACGCCTGATGCCGTCCTGGTCATGGGCACGGCAGCCCTGATCAGCAGCCTTTTCACCTCCAAGTCGACCGATAAAGCTGCCGCTCATGGGTTCGTGGCCAATCTCGCTGTCCAGCTGGGCAGGGTTGCGAGGGGAGGACCGCTGGTGATACTGCTCAACTCTGCTACCGCGTTGCACAACGACCGCGTGCCCCTACCCCCGGCAGCCGAGACCGgcgggggggagaggaagctggaggtcGGGGGGCTGACGTCTATTTTTTGGACGGGGGGAGCAGGACAGCAACACGGGAGGAAGGGTGACAGCAGGCCGGCGTGGGGACAGgtttttgggaggttggtggggcTGCATTTGTTCTGTACGAGGCGTgatgttgggtgggtggtcgAGGTGCTGGAAGACgaggttggggtttttgAAAGAGAGGCAgatgaaaagggggagggcgaggtctggacgaggaggaacaggGAGCAgaggtggggggttttggaggggggcgacgggggggtggtggttgatgttgtgatTTGA
- a CDS encoding hypothetical protein (EggNog:ENOG503NY02; COG:M) translates to MKHLTVLFAATAAALVAPDQAIKLDEQQPAVSPDLVQTWWDSTVSRSAKIFTKIEKGIEKATSEFDGYSFDGFDGFNSDSNLPPLPLHERKPHRGDKTKTIYELIKSNKYTTKFASLLDNEDFSDIKDLLDSSSHNKTLFVPTDKAFERIPHHGDKPPPKEFVLALLKYHIAPGLHTKVDLYHKHTLPSNLSLDTLGSRPQRLRISTGLLFSIRVNVISKIVYGNILAKNGIIHAIDHILIPPPSQEKIISLLPNTFSTFSLGLEKTELSVPDHKGGTLFAPTNSAWRRLGPRANAFLFSHHGLKYLEALLKYHFVVDQTLYSDAFYNSHKDEKAAVEDAEGGKYWHVDLETLLDDKAIAVDVKRWKGWVSIVLNGFTKVIFPDGIASDGVVQVVGKVLIPPHGHHGHAGEDDGKDIEVEELKARLERYVDRDEAGDL, encoded by the coding sequence ATGAAGCATCTAACCGTTCTCTTTGCGGCTACCGCAGCCGCTCTGGTTGCCCCTGATCAGGCAATTAAGCTTGACGAGCAACAACCGGCCGTCTCTCCAGATTTGGTACAAACCTGGTGGGATTCCACCGTCTCCCGCTCGGCCAAGATCTTTACCAAGATCGAGAAAGGCATCGAAAAGGCCACCAGCGAATTCGACGGCTACTCCTTCGACGGCTTCGACGGCTTCAACAGTGACAGCAACTTACcccctctgcctcttcaCGAGCgtaagccccaccgcggCGACAAGACCAAGACCATCTACGAGTTGATAAAATCCAACAAGTACACCACCAAGttcgcctccctccttgACAACGAGGACTTCTCCGACATCAAGGACCTCCTCGACTCCAGCTCCCACAACAAGACCCTTTTCGTCCCTACCGACAAAGCCTTTGAGCGCATCCCCCACCACGGCGACAAGCCTCCCCCCAAGGAGTTCGTTCTGGCCCTGTTGAAATACCACATCGCCCCCGGCCTGCACACCAAGGTCGATCTTTACCACAAgcacaccctcccctccaatCTCTCGCTCGACACCCTCGGCTCCCGCCCCCAGCGGCTGAGGATCTCAACCGGGCTGCTGTTCTCCATCAGGGTCAACGTCATCTCCAAAATCGTCTACGGCAAcatcctcgccaaaaacGGCATCATCCACGCCATTGaccacatcctcatcccacccccttcccaggAGAAGATCATCTCCCTGCTGCCCAACACCTTCagcaccttctccctcggTCTGGAAAAGACCGAACTCTCCGTCCCAGACCACAAAGGCGGCACCCTTTTCGCACCAACCAACTCGGCCTGGCGACGTCTCGGCCCCCGCGCCAAcgccttcttgttctcccACCACGGGTTGAAGTACCTCGAGGCACTGCTCAAGTACCACTTTGTCGTCGACCAGACCCTCTACAGCGATGCCTTTTACAATAGTCacaaggacgagaaggctGCTGTGGAAGATGCAGAGGGCGGAAAGTATTGGCATGTGGATCTGGAGACGCTGCTGGACGACAAGGCAATCGCGGTTGACGtcaagaggtggaaggggtgggtcAGTATTGTGCTGAATGGGTTCACCAAGGTGATCTTCCCGGACGGGATTGCCAGCGATGGTGTTGTGCAAGTGGTGGGGAAGGTTTTGATTCCGCCTCATGGGCATCACGGACatgctggggaggatgacggcAAGGAtattgaggttgaggagctgAAGGCTAGGCTGGAGAGGTATGTGGACAGAGACGAGGCCGGGGATTTGTAG